In one window of Littorina saxatilis isolate snail1 linkage group LG11, US_GU_Lsax_2.0, whole genome shotgun sequence DNA:
- the LOC138980713 gene encoding cation channel sperm-associated protein 1-like — MATAGRMETIAIQLLSDRAARNRAVSNHPSLEVSKREVKTRAVRNRADHVVHHHHHHHHEEADQRTEDHHHQSAEDHHHQSVEDHHHQSAEDHHHQSAEDHHHQSAEDHHHQSVEDHHHQSVEDHHHQGTDHHEGTDHHHHEGTEHHHHEGTNHHHHHQGTEHHLHEGTEHHLHEGTEHHHHEGTEHHHHKGTEHHHHKGTEHHHQGKDNKKADHHKNRAVISSRYKTDHMIDPTVT; from the coding sequence CAGCTGCTCAGCGACAGGGCGGCCAGGAACAGGGCGGTGAGCAACCACCCCAGTTTGGAGGTCAGCAAGAGGGAGGTGAAGACAAGGGCGGTGAGGAACAGGGCAGACCACGTggtacaccaccaccaccaccaccaccacgaggAGGCAGACCAGAGGACAgaggaccaccaccaccagagtGCAgaggaccaccaccaccagagtGTAgaggaccaccaccaccagagtGCAgaggaccaccaccaccagagtGCAgaggaccaccaccaccagagtGCAgaggaccaccaccaccagagtGTAgaggaccaccaccaccagagtGTAgaggaccaccaccaccaaggGACGGACCACCACGAAGGGAcggaccaccaccaccacgaagGGACGGAACACCACCACCACGAAGGGAcgaaccaccaccaccaccaccaaggGACGGAACACCACCTCCACGAAGGGACGGAACACCACCTCCACGAAGGGACGGAACACCACCACCACGAAGGGAcggaacaccaccaccacaaagggacggaacaccaccaccacaaaggGACGGAACACCACCACCAAGGGAAGGACAACAAGAAGGCGGACCACCACAAGAACAGGGCGGTTATCAGCAGTAGATACAAAACAGACCACATGATCGATCCGACAGTTACATGA